CGGGCGGGGCGAACTGACCGTGTCGGTCGGTGTGAGCGTCAGCCTGTTCCTGCTGCTGGGCGCCCTGTTCACCGCGCTGCTGCTGCTGCCCGGCCTGTGGCGCGAGCGCCTGCGCCGCCAGTGGGAAGCCCGTGAACGCCGCGCCGCCGAGGACCGCCTGACCGCTACCCTGCAGGCCCGTCTGGGCGCCATGCTTCCCGCTGCGCCCGACCCGGCCCCCGAGCAGGAGCCCGCGTGACCCGCCCTGCCACGCCCGACTGGTTGCTCGCCCCGCCTGCCAGCCGCGAGGCGCTGCTGGACACCATGCGGCAGTGGCGGGTCTCGCCGCCGCTGGCGCAGGTGCTGAGCGGCCGCGGCCTGAGCGCCGCGCTGCTCGACCCGCCCCTGACCCTCACGCCCAACCCGGCGCTGCGCGAGGCGGCCGCGCGGATCGTGCAGGCCATCCGCGAACGCAAACGCATCCGCATTCACGGGGATTACGACGCGGACGGCGTGAGCGCCACCGCCACCCTGATCCTGGGCCTGCGGGACCTGGACGCCGACGTTCACGGCTTCATCCCCCACCGCCTGAACGAGGGGTACGGCGTTCACCCGGACAGGGTCGAGGAGCACGCCGCCGCCTGCGACCTGCTCGTCACGGTGGACTGCGGCGTGACCAACCACGCCGAGATCCGCGCGCTGCTGGACCACGGCACGCAGGTCATCGTGACCGACCACCACGCGCCCGGCGACGAATTCCCGGACGCGCTGGTCGTGCACCCGCACCTGACCACCGACTTCGACCACGACCTGCACAACCTGACCGGCGCCGGCGTGGCGTACCACCTGCTGTGGGCCGTGAACGACCTGCTCGGCCTGCCGGAACCGCGGCCCTACGCGGCGCTGGCGACCCTGGGCACCGTGGCCGACGTGGCCCCCCTGATCGGTGAGAACCGCGCCCTGGTCCGCGCCGGACTGGACGCCCTGGCCGACACCCAGCTGCCGGGCCTGCGCGCCCTGCTGGACGCCGGCCGGGTCCGCCGACCCACCGCGCGGGACGTGGCGTTCATTCTCGCGCCGCGCATCAATGCCGCCGGACGCATGGGGGAGGCCGACGTCGCCCTGGACCTGCTCACGCAGCGCAGCCCGCACGAGGCCGCCCGCCTCGCCGAGTACCTGGAAATCCGCAACCTGGAACGCCGCAAGCTGCAGGACGACATGTTCGCGCAGGCCCTGACCATCGCCGACCCCGCCGACCCGGCGCTGGTCGTCACGCACCCCGACTGGCACGCCGGCGTGATGGGCATCGTGGCCAGCAAACTGCTCGAGACGTACCACAGACCCGTGTACATCATCGCGCAGGGCAAGGGCTCGGTCCGCAGCACGCCCGGCATCAGCGCCGTGCAGGGCCTGCGCCTCAGCCACGACCTGCTCAAACGCTACGGCGGGCACCCCGGCGCCGCCGGGTTCTCCATCGACCCGGCCAACATCGGCGCGTTCCGGGACCGCATCCACGCCTACACCCGGCAGTTCCCCACCCCGCACCCCCGCGTGCGGCTTGACGCGCCGCTGCCCGCCCTGGCCGCCTCACTGGACCTGCTGGCGGAGGCCGCCTCCTTCGAACCGTTCGGGGAGGGCCACCCGCTGCCGCTGTGGCACCTGCGCGACACCCTGACCGACACCCGACTGGTCGGCAAGAAAGGCAACAGCCTGCAGTTCAAGGTGGCGGGCCTGCGCGGCATCAAGTTCGGGGAGACCGACGACACGCCCGGCGAACGCGACCTGGCCGCGCAGCTGGTCAGCAGCGAGTGGCGCGGCCAGACCCGCCTGGAATTCCACGGGCAGGCGCTGCGCGCCCCGGCCCCCCTGCGGCTGGACGCGCCGCCCGCCCCGCAGCCCTACCCGCGCCTGAACCCGAAAGCGGCCATGGACCACCTGCGTGCCGGAGCGGCCGCGCACGCCACTGGCCCCATCGCCGCGTACCTGCGTGACAACGTGCCGGGCCTCACCCTGACCGGGCCGGGCGACGCGCACCCCGGCGGCGAACTGATCCTGTACGCCCTGCCGCCCGAGGACGACCTGCGCCGCTGGGTCAGCGGGGGCCGCGTGTCCTTCGCGTTCGGTCCCCGGACCCTCGCGGACCTGGAAGGCAGCCTGACCCGCCACCACCTGGGCACCCCGCCCGCCAACCCCCTGCTGGGCACCGAGGACGGCCTGGAAGCCGCTGCCGACGCCTACCGCCGCTGGCAGTGGGCGCACCACTGGCGCACCCTGGACGACGACGGCTGGAGCGCCAGCGTGCACGCCATGCTGGGCCTGCCCAGCGTGCCGGCACGCGAAGCGGTCAGCGCCGACTGATACGGACTCCGATTGAATGGGCTGCAAAGCCCGCTGGGTCCGAGCGAAGCGAGTGGGAGCTGGGCGGGTTCCGGACGTGGAGTCGGCAATCCGGTGAAGTTCCGGATGGTCGGCGAAACAAACGGCAGTCCGTATGATCCGGACGGCGGTTGAACGGTTTACCCCGACCGTTCCGTCCGGGCGGAACGCCGGGGTCCGCCTTCCCCCGGACGGCCCCCGCTGCTCCCGAGGGGCTGCGATCAGGTGCCGGTCACGCGCCGCGCCAGGGCCCAGCCGCTCAGCAGCGCGCTTTCCACGCGCGGGCCGTGCGGGTCGGGCGTGAACCAGTCGCCGCACCAGCCCAGGCTCAGCGCGGCGTCCCAGTGGCAGGGGCCGGGGGCGGTGACGGCCGGAATGGCGTAGCGCCAGCGGTGCGCGAAGGCCTGCGCCACGTCCAGCGGGCCGAGGATGGCCTGCGCGGCGGCCAGCAGGTCCGGCAGCACCTGCTCGGGCGTGCGGTCCAGGTTCGCGCGGCTCCACGCGGGCGTGGCGTGCAGCGTCAGGGCGGGGGGCGCGCCGTCCGGGCGTTTGGTGTGCTCCCGCGCGATCCATTCCAGGACCGGATGGTCGGGCCGCAGGGCGCGCCAGTCGGCAGGCACGTCCTGGTGCAGGATCACGCCGGCCGCCCAGCAGGGGTCGTAGGTGACGGCGGCGGCCCGCTGCGCCGCGCCCTCGGAATCATGGCCGCGCAGGACGGCCGGGACGGCGTCGGGGCTGCCGGGGTCCAGGGTGCCCAGCAGCGCCGTGAGTTGCGGGGCCGGGACGTTCAGGATCAGCGTTGCCGCCTCCCAGTGATGCCCCTCGCGTGAATGCACCCGCCAGCCGCCCCGGGTGGCGTTCAGGCGTTCCAGGCTGGTGACGGTCACGCCGGTGTGTACGTCCAGGCCACGCGCCAGGATGCGGCCCAGGGCGCTCATGCCCGCCGGGGGCGCGTAGCGGGGGTGGCCGTCGTCCGGCGGGGTGACCTGCCCGGCCTGCCAGCGGGCCACGCCGCGCGTCCACACGGCGTTCCAGCCGTCGCGCACGCCAGCCTCGGCCAGGGTGCGGGCGCGGTCGCTGCGGGCCGTGAAGAACCGCGCCCCGTGATCCAGGCGGACCTCCGGCCCGTCCGGGAGGGTCACGCGGCGCGTCGCGGCCCGGCCGGACACGCCTCGCGCCTTGTCCAGCAGCGTCACGCGCCGGCCCGCGCGGGCAGCGTCCTGCGCGAGGGCCAGCCCGCCCAGGCCCGCGCCGACCACCAGCACGTCCCGCCCTGTCACAGCAGCGCGCGGTGGTCCGCGAGCAGGCAGCGGTCCTGCACCACGTCAATGCCGTGACTGTTCAGCTCGGCGGCCACGGCGTCGTCCCGGATGCCCAGCTGCATCCACACGACCTTCGGGGGCGGCGTCATGGCGAGGATGTCCGGCAGGTGCAACCTGACCCGGTCGCTGCGGCGGAACACGTCCACGATGTCCACCGGCACCGGGATCTCCGCGAGGGTGGAGACCGCCTTCTGCCCGAAGTGACTCTCGCCGCGCGCCGCCAGCGCCGGGTTCACGGGAATGATGGTGTAGCCCTGGCGGTGCATGTACTCCGGGACGTAGTACGCGGGTTTCACGCTGTCATGGTGAAAGCCGACCACCGCGATGACCCTGTGGGTGTTCAGGACGTCCACGATCTGCGCCGGCTGCGTCAGGAGCGTCACGCGCCGGCTCCCAGCCCGCGGTACGCGGCCTGCGCGGCGTCCAGCGTGGCGTTCAGTTCGGTGTCGCCGTGCGCGCCGCTCACGAAGATGCTCTCGAACTGGCTGGGCGCCCAGTACACGCCGCGCGCCAGCATTCCCTGGAACCAGCGGGCGAAGGCGGCCGTGTCGCTGCGGGCCGCGTCGGTGTACGTGCGCACGCTCCCGTCCGGCACGTCCTGATGGAACGCCGTGAGCATGCTGCCCACCCGGTTCACGCTGACCGGCACGCCCGCCGCCTGCGCCGCCGCCTTCAGGCCCGAGGCGAGCTGCGCCGTGTAGGCGTCCAGCCGCGCGTACAGGCCCGGGTCGTTCTCCAGGGCCTTCAGGGTGGCGAGCCCCGCGGCCATCGCGAGCGGGTTCCCGCTGAGCGTGCCTGCCTGGTACACCGGTCCCTGCGGCGACACGAAGTCCATCACGTCGGCCCGGCCGCCGTACGCGCCGACCGGCAGGCCCCCGCCGATGATCTTGCCCCAGCAGATCAGGTCCGGCTGCAGGCCCAGCAGGCCGGTCGCGCCGTTCAGGGACAGGCGGAACCCGGTCATGACCTCATCGGCGATCAGCAGCGTCCCGTGGTCCCTGACGCGGTGCAGCGCCGCCAGGAACTCCGGCGTGGGCACCAGCACCCCGGCGTTCCCCACGACCGGCTCGAAGATCACGGCTGCCAGCTCGTGCCCCCGCTCGGCCAGCAGGGCGTCGAGCGCCTGCGGGTCGTTGTACTCGCTGACCAGCGTCAGGCGCGCGTACTCCTCGGGCACGCCCGCGCTGCTGGGGGCCGCCGCGCCCAGGTGCCCCTCGTTCGTCATCAGGCCGCTCCCGGCCTCGACGAGCAGGCCGTCGGCGTGCCCGTGGTAGTTCCCGCGGAACTTCAGGATGAACTTGCGGCCCGTCACGCCACGCGCCAGGCGCAGGGCACTCATGGTCGCCTCGGTGCCGCTGCTGACGAAACGCACGCGGTCCACGCCGGTCAGGCGCGTGACCTGCTCGGCCAGCAGCACCTCGCGCTCGCCGGGCGCGCCGAAACTCGTGCCGAACTGCAGGGCGTCCGCGACTGCCTCGCGCACCGCCGGGAGGTTGTGCCCCAGGATCATCGGTCCCCACGACCCGATGTAATCGAGGTAGCGGGTGCCGTCGGCGTCCGTCAGGTACGCGCCCTGCGCGCTGGCAATGAAGCGCGGCGTGCCGCCCACGCTGCGGAAGGCCCGCACCGGGCTGTTCACCCCGCCGGGCGTGACGGCGCGCGCCCGCGCGAACAGCGCCTCGGACTGCGCGGTCGGTGCGGGCAGGACGGCAGAAACAGGCTCAGTCTTCATGACGCTCACCTTAGCGGAGGCCCGTGAGGCAAGTGCGGACCCCGGCACACAGAAGCCCGCGGTGAGCCTGTCCACCGCCGCGATCCTGAACGAACGATGAAGCCCCGCCCCGACTGTGCGGGGGCTCGGAGGCAGGCGAGGCGGGAAGCAGAGTTCCCCGCCCCCGCGCCCTCTACAGGCCCAGCAGGCCCAGCGCGGCCGTGTCGGTCAGCTCCCGCTGGAAGGGCTGCACCAGCGCCCGCTCCTGCGCCGTGCCGGTCTGCACGTCGCGGTTCAGGTCCGGCAGCTGCCCACGCTGAAGCGATTGCGCCGCCTGCGCGAAATCGATGTTCGGCACGCCCAGCGCGCGGTTCACGCCGGCCCGCACCTGCGCGTAGCGTGCCGGGGTCATCCCCTCGGCCGCCAGCGCCGCCGCCTGCGCCTGCCGGGCCGCGCCCACACTGCTGCCCGCGTCGCGCAGGACCGTCATCACCTGCAGCAGGTTCGGGTTCTGGCCGTTCTGAATGTCGGTCCACACCTGCTGCACGCCCGTGAACGAAGTGCCCATCGCGGCACTCACCTTCCGGCGCACCCGCACGAACTGCTGCACCTCCGCCCGCGTGAGCGGCGCGGCCTGCGTGCCGGCACCGCCCCCGGCCGGCTGCCCTGTCTGCCGCTGCCCCGACTGCGGCTGGCTCTGCGCGGCCTGCGGCTGCCAGTTCGTCAGGAACGACCGCGCCGGCTGAACCACCAGGAACCACGTCAGTCCTCCCAGCAGCGCCAGCACCAGCAGCGTGCCCCCCCCGCAGCCCAGGCAGCCGCACCCCAGACCCCGTCCCTGCTTCACGCGCCCACCCCTGCATTCAGGTTGGGTGCTGTTTCCGGACCTGCGCCACTCTGTCTCATGGCTTCAGGTACGCAGGTGTCCCCCGGATAGTTCCAGCTGAAGCGGACCGTCGCCGCCCCACCCCCCACGGAGCGCGGCGGCCGAGGCGCTATCATCACCTCCGACTCAGACAATTCACATGCGCCGCGCGCGCACTTCCGGAGGCTCCACCATGATGCGTTCCCTGACCGCCAGCCTGCTCGCTGCCCTCGCCCTCTCCGCCTGCTCCCAGCAGACCGCCCCCGCCGCACTCCGCGCCCAGGACACCCGCACCTTCACGGCCGTGACCCCCACCCTGACCGCCCGTCCCGGCGCGGACCTGTACCAGGGCACCATGGACGCCCTGCGCGGCAAGGCCGCCTACGCCATCGAGGTGCCCGCCAACTGGAACAAACAGCTGATCATGTACGCCCACGGCTACGCCGGAGACGGCCCCGACCTGAAAGTCCAGGCGCCCGCCCTGCGTGACTACTGGCTGAGCCTCGGGTACGCCTGGGCCGCCAGTTCCTACAGCGC
Above is a genomic segment from Deinococcus depolymerans containing:
- a CDS encoding CoA-binding protein; this translates as MTLLTQPAQIVDVLNTHRVIAVVGFHHDSVKPAYYVPEYMHRQGYTIIPVNPALAARGESHFGQKAVSTLAEIPVPVDIVDVFRRSDRVRLHLPDILAMTPPPKVVWMQLGIRDDAVAAELNSHGIDVVQDRCLLADHRALL
- the hemL gene encoding glutamate-1-semialdehyde 2,1-aminomutase; the encoded protein is MKTEPVSAVLPAPTAQSEALFARARAVTPGGVNSPVRAFRSVGGTPRFIASAQGAYLTDADGTRYLDYIGSWGPMILGHNLPAVREAVADALQFGTSFGAPGEREVLLAEQVTRLTGVDRVRFVSSGTEATMSALRLARGVTGRKFILKFRGNYHGHADGLLVEAGSGLMTNEGHLGAAAPSSAGVPEEYARLTLVSEYNDPQALDALLAERGHELAAVIFEPVVGNAGVLVPTPEFLAALHRVRDHGTLLIADEVMTGFRLSLNGATGLLGLQPDLICWGKIIGGGLPVGAYGGRADVMDFVSPQGPVYQAGTLSGNPLAMAAGLATLKALENDPGLYARLDAYTAQLASGLKAAAQAAGVPVSVNRVGSMLTAFHQDVPDGSVRTYTDAARSDTAAFARWFQGMLARGVYWAPSQFESIFVSGAHGDTELNATLDAAQAAYRGLGAGA
- a CDS encoding single-stranded-DNA-specific exonuclease RecJ yields the protein MRQWRVSPPLAQVLSGRGLSAALLDPPLTLTPNPALREAAARIVQAIRERKRIRIHGDYDADGVSATATLILGLRDLDADVHGFIPHRLNEGYGVHPDRVEEHAAACDLLVTVDCGVTNHAEIRALLDHGTQVIVTDHHAPGDEFPDALVVHPHLTTDFDHDLHNLTGAGVAYHLLWAVNDLLGLPEPRPYAALATLGTVADVAPLIGENRALVRAGLDALADTQLPGLRALLDAGRVRRPTARDVAFILAPRINAAGRMGEADVALDLLTQRSPHEAARLAEYLEIRNLERRKLQDDMFAQALTIADPADPALVVTHPDWHAGVMGIVASKLLETYHRPVYIIAQGKGSVRSTPGISAVQGLRLSHDLLKRYGGHPGAAGFSIDPANIGAFRDRIHAYTRQFPTPHPRVRLDAPLPALAASLDLLAEAASFEPFGEGHPLPLWHLRDTLTDTRLVGKKGNSLQFKVAGLRGIKFGETDDTPGERDLAAQLVSSEWRGQTRLEFHGQALRAPAPLRLDAPPAPQPYPRLNPKAAMDHLRAGAAAHATGPIAAYLRDNVPGLTLTGPGDAHPGGELILYALPPEDDLRRWVSGGRVSFAFGPRTLADLEGSLTRHHLGTPPANPLLGTEDGLEAAADAYRRWQWAHHWRTLDDDGWSASVHAMLGLPSVPAREAVSAD
- a CDS encoding NAD(P)/FAD-dependent oxidoreductase, which produces MTGRDVLVVGAGLGGLALAQDAARAGRRVTLLDKARGVSGRAATRRVTLPDGPEVRLDHGARFFTARSDRARTLAEAGVRDGWNAVWTRGVARWQAGQVTPPDDGHPRYAPPAGMSALGRILARGLDVHTGVTVTSLERLNATRGGWRVHSREGHHWEAATLILNVPAPQLTALLGTLDPGSPDAVPAVLRGHDSEGAAQRAAAVTYDPCWAAGVILHQDVPADWRALRPDHPVLEWIAREHTKRPDGAPPALTLHATPAWSRANLDRTPEQVLPDLLAAAQAILGPLDVAQAFAHRWRYAIPAVTAPGPCHWDAALSLGWCGDWFTPDPHGPRVESALLSGWALARRVTGT